A single Epinephelus fuscoguttatus linkage group LG13, E.fuscoguttatus.final_Chr_v1 DNA region contains:
- the cryba2b gene encoding beta-crystallin A2b — translation MNTQQMEQMGQFKITVWEEENFQGKRCEFMLECQNIMERGFNKIRSIKVENGPWVGYEYPEFQGQQFILEKGDYPRYEAWSGNSSYRTEHMLSFRPIKCANHSDSKVTLYECEDFQGRKFEMCDDYPSLQAMGWCSKEVPSIKVNSGAWVAYQFPGYRGYQYILERDRHQGEYRNYNEYSTQAHTNQVQSIRRIQH, via the exons ATGAACACTCAACAGATGGAGCAGATGGGCCAGTTCAAGATCACAGTCTGGGAGGAGGAGAACTTCCAGGGAAAGCGCTGTGAGTTCATGCTGGAGTGCCAGAACATCATGGAGAGGGGCTTCAACAAGATCCGCTCCATCAAGGTTGAGAATGGACC TTGGGTGGGTTATGAGTACCCAGAGTTCCAGGGACAGCAGTTTATTCTGGAGAAGGGAGATTACCCTCGTTATGAGGCCTGGAGTGGAAACAGCAGCTACAGAACCGAGCACATGCTTTCCTTCAGACCCATCAAGTGCGCT AACCACAGTGACAGCAAGGTGACCCTGTACGAGTGTGAGGACTTCCAGGGCCGTAAGTTCGAGATGTGCGATGACTACCCCTCCCTACAGGCCATGGGCTGGTGCAGCAAGGAGGTGCCTTCTATCAAAGTCAACTCGGGAGC CTGGGTTGCCTACCAGTTCCCTGGTTACCGTGGCTACCAGTACAtcctggagagagacagacaccaaGGCGAGTACAGAAACTACAATGAGTACAGCACCCAGGCTCACACCAACCAGGTGCAGTCCATTCGTAGGATCCAGCACTAA
- the fev gene encoding protein FEV isoform X1 — protein MRQDCGGNLMFNMYLSDPTENLLKESKGTSWGPINTGVQKGSGQIQLWQFLLELLSDSTNMSCIAWEGTNGEFKLIDPDEVARRWGERKSKPNMNYDKLSRALRYYYDKNIMTKVHGKRYAYKFDFHGLAQVCQPSTTEQAIYKFQGNFSPIPFSGISKLNLVAPGVGPSSFSYWPGSPPTALYHSHNLQPPGPFGTVSPSHISCVNNINSLTNINNHYN, from the exons ATGAGACAGGACTGCGGAGGAAACCTCATGTTCAACATGTATCTCTCAG ATCCAACAGAAAATCTGTTGAAAGAAAGCAAAGGAACATCCTGGGGTCCAATAAACACAGGAGTACAGAAAG GCAGTGGGCAGATCCAGCTGTGGCAGTTCCTGCTGGAGCTCCTCTCTGACAGCACCAACATGTCTTGCATCGCCTGGGAGGGCACCAACGGTGAGTTCAAGCTCATCGACCCGGACGAGGTGGCTCGGCGCTGGGGGGAGCGCAAAAGCAAACCCAACATGAACTACGACAAGCTGAGCCGGGCGCTGCGCTACTACTACGACAAAAACATCATGACCAAAGTCCACGGCAAGCGGTATGCCTACAAGTTTGATTTCCACGGCTTGGCGCAGGTGTGCCAGCCGTCCACAACGGAGCAGGCCATCTACAAGTTTCAGGGTAACTTCTCCCCGATACCTTTCTCCGGGATTTCCAAACTGAACCTCGTGGCTCCCGGCGTGGGGCCGTCGAGTTTCTCCTATTGGCCCGGTTCCCCTCCGACGGCTCTGTATCACAGCCACAACCTCCAGCCGCCGGGGCCATTTGGCACCGTGTCCCCGTCCCACATCAGCTGTGTcaacaacatcaacagtctAACTAACATCAATAACCATTACAACTGA
- the fev gene encoding protein FEV isoform X2, translating into MSCIAWEGTNGEFKLIDPDEVARRWGERKSKPNMNYDKLSRALRYYYDKNIMTKVHGKRYAYKFDFHGLAQVCQPSTTEQAIYKFQGNFSPIPFSGISKLNLVAPGVGPSSFSYWPGSPPTALYHSHNLQPPGPFGTVSPSHISCVNNINSLTNINNHYN; encoded by the coding sequence ATGTCTTGCATCGCCTGGGAGGGCACCAACGGTGAGTTCAAGCTCATCGACCCGGACGAGGTGGCTCGGCGCTGGGGGGAGCGCAAAAGCAAACCCAACATGAACTACGACAAGCTGAGCCGGGCGCTGCGCTACTACTACGACAAAAACATCATGACCAAAGTCCACGGCAAGCGGTATGCCTACAAGTTTGATTTCCACGGCTTGGCGCAGGTGTGCCAGCCGTCCACAACGGAGCAGGCCATCTACAAGTTTCAGGGTAACTTCTCCCCGATACCTTTCTCCGGGATTTCCAAACTGAACCTCGTGGCTCCCGGCGTGGGGCCGTCGAGTTTCTCCTATTGGCCCGGTTCCCCTCCGACGGCTCTGTATCACAGCCACAACCTCCAGCCGCCGGGGCCATTTGGCACCGTGTCCCCGTCCCACATCAGCTGTGTcaacaacatcaacagtctAACTAACATCAATAACCATTACAACTGA